In Ruminococcaceae bacterium BL-6, a genomic segment contains:
- a CDS encoding Spore germination protein GerKA, translated as MNKLFGSFFGKPDKREKDRQEKEKQEKVDRDLKELVPPIEGKTVSENLEENLAVMRDLFRDNDTLVTRRVRNSLNRSLEYLLFFCDGMVSSQTINESVIRPLIRSEERPGRDALQTLTEKVLLVNEVKETEDWNEIVRSVTYGDTLLFAQGCTQALLLNTKSFDLRSPTEPDSEKILTGPREGFNESLVVNLSMIRRRLRTNDLKMKSRTFGRSTQTKACVCYLDSVVNKRVLRLLNERLDRIDMDGVLDTNYLTELIRDSALSPFRTTGYTERPDVVVSKLLEGRIAVILDGSPVALLLPYLFAENFQSSEDYYLSFFYTSFSRLLRILGFFLTISVPAVYIAIVAFHQEMLPTPLLVNIARERQGVPLPASLEAFIMLIVFDILRETGVRMPSNVGQALSIVGALVIGQAAVEARMVAAPMIIVVGLTGITGLLVPKMNSPIIFARMGLLFCSSIFGLFGLVIGLSFLLIHLLNLTSFGISQLTPVGRLKFQELKDIPIRAPWWKMVTLPQKLTKDKVRMNPPQKNQP; from the coding sequence ATGAACAAATTATTCGGCTCTTTTTTCGGGAAACCGGACAAGCGGGAAAAGGACCGGCAGGAGAAAGAGAAACAGGAAAAGGTGGACAGAGATCTGAAAGAACTCGTTCCACCCATTGAAGGGAAAACGGTTTCTGAAAACCTGGAAGAGAATCTGGCCGTGATGCGCGACCTTTTTCGGGATAACGACACGCTGGTCACACGCCGGGTGCGCAACAGCCTGAACCGTTCTCTCGAATACCTTCTTTTCTTCTGCGACGGCATGGTGAGCTCACAGACCATCAACGAAAGCGTCATCCGTCCGCTGATCCGCTCGGAGGAACGTCCCGGCCGGGACGCCTTGCAGACCCTGACGGAAAAAGTCCTTCTCGTCAACGAAGTGAAGGAAACGGAAGACTGGAACGAGATCGTCCGCTCCGTCACCTACGGCGACACGCTCCTGTTCGCCCAGGGATGCACACAGGCGCTTCTGCTGAACACGAAGTCGTTCGATCTGCGCTCCCCCACAGAACCGGACAGCGAAAAAATCCTGACCGGCCCGCGGGAAGGCTTCAACGAATCCCTGGTCGTAAACCTTTCGATGATACGGCGCAGGCTGAGGACAAACGACCTGAAGATGAAAAGCAGGACCTTCGGCAGGAGCACGCAGACCAAGGCGTGCGTCTGTTATCTGGACAGCGTCGTCAACAAACGGGTCCTTCGGCTTTTGAACGAACGGCTCGACAGAATCGACATGGACGGCGTGCTGGACACCAACTATCTGACCGAACTGATCCGGGATTCCGCGTTATCCCCATTCCGCACGACGGGTTATACCGAGCGGCCGGATGTCGTGGTGAGCAAGCTGCTGGAGGGGCGTATCGCCGTCATTCTGGATGGCAGCCCCGTGGCGCTGCTGCTTCCTTATCTGTTCGCCGAAAATTTTCAGAGCAGCGAGGACTATTATCTGAGCTTCTTTTATACCTCTTTTTCCCGCCTGCTCCGGATTCTGGGATTTTTCCTCACGATTTCGGTGCCAGCCGTCTATATTGCGATCGTAGCCTTCCATCAGGAAATGCTGCCGACGCCGCTTCTTGTAAACATTGCCCGCGAACGGCAGGGAGTTCCGCTTCCCGCCTCCCTGGAAGCCTTTATCATGCTGATCGTATTCGATATTCTGCGGGAAACCGGCGTTCGCATGCCGTCGAACGTCGGTCAGGCGCTCAGCATCGTCGGCGCGCTCGTCATCGGGCAGGCCGCCGTAGAGGCGAGGATGGTGGCGGCCCCGATGATCATCGTGGTGGGGCTGACAGGGATTACCGGGCTCCTGGTTCCGAAAATGAACTCCCCGATCATTTTTGCGCGGATGGGGCTGCTGTTCTGCAGTTCCATTTTCGGGCTGTTCGGACTTGTGATCGGGCTTTCGTTCCTGCTGATTCATCTTCTGAACCTGACTTCGTTCGGCATTTCCCAGCTCACCCCCGTCGGCCGGCTGAAATTCCAGGAGCTGAAGGACATCCCCATTCGGGCGCCGTGGTGGAAGATGGTCACGCTGCCCCAGAAACTGACAAAGGATAAGGTGCGGATGAATCCGCCCCAA